Genomic window (Athene noctua chromosome 20, bAthNoc1.hap1.1, whole genome shotgun sequence):
CGTACTATTACCAAAGCAGGCGGGTCGGGGGCTGCGGGTGGTTCCTCCCCGCTCCGGGGCCCGGGAGCTGCTCGGCCCGGCGGGTCGCCTTCCCCTCGGCCTGCTGGAGCCGATGGCGGGGGCGAGGAGGAGCCCCCCGGGCAGCCGCTCTCCGAGATGCCTTACGggggcggcggcccgggccgATACGTTGCTACCTCTACCGGACGTTTGGCGAGGCGCGCCCCGTTGCCGGTGCGGTGTGttcccccgtcccgtcccgtcccccctccccggctgTAGCAGTGCCAAGTCTTCTAATAAACGTGCTGCTAACTCTTGTCTCCCGCCGACTCTCATTTCCCGCCGCGGTAACGGcgccccccgggcgggggggcgggcgcaCGGGACCCGGTTCCGGAAGGGGCGGGCGGAGGGGGAAGCGCTTCCGGGGCGCTGCGGCACCGGCGGCGGAGCACGCACCGGCTGCAGGGaccggccgggccgcggccggtGAGTTtggtgtgtgttgggggggtggCGGTATCGCGGCCGTTGTAgcggcgggcggctccgcggggcccgtcagccgcggcggggagcggggaggccgcggcggggccgtgcCCGTGGGGGCGGCCTGGGCTCGGCGTGAGTGGCGGTGCCGGTGCTTTCCCCGCAGGACTGGTGCCATGGCGGCGGACTCGGAGGTGCTGCACTTCCAGTTCGAGCAGCAAGGGGATGCCGTGCTGCAGAAGATGAACCTCCTGCGGCAGCAGAACCTCTTCTGCGACGTCTCCATTTACATCAACGACACGGAGTTCCAGGGGCACAAGGTGATCTTCGCCGCCTGCTCCACCTTCATGAGGGATCAGTTCCTGCTCAACCAGTCCCGGCAGGTGCGGATCACCATCCTGCAGAGCGCCGAGGTgggcagaaagctgctgctgtcgTGTTACACGGGGGCTCTGGAGGTCAAAAAGAAggagctgctgaaatacctgaCGGCCGCGAGTTATCTCCAGATGGTTCACATCGTGGAGAAGTGTACGGAAGCTTTGTCGAAATACTTGGAAATCGATGCTTCCATGGAGAACGGTAATCAGGCTGCAGAGAGGTGTCATTCCTCAGACGCCGAACTGAGGAACGGGGAGGAGGTTGTAGATGAAGACTGTGAAATAATTGAGATCTCGGAAGACAGCCCGGTGAATGTAGAATACCCTGTGAAACAGGAGAATGGGGACGTCTCACTGCCCACAGCACAGAGCTTGATCTCGGAGAGGAAGGAcacaaaaaccccagaaatatCAACAGTTGAAATCGGCTATAAGGATGACGAAATCTGTATCTTCAGAATGGATTCCATGAGCGAAGCGAATGTAGAAAATGATCATTTTCCTCAGCCTTGCACATCCTCTAAAACAAATTTATACTTCCCAGAAACCCAGCATTCCCTGATAAATTCTACAGTTgaaagcagaaatacagaaatgtcaGGAAATCACTTTCAGGCTTTTGTTGGTGACAATCCAGAAGGAACTTCTAGTCTGGTGAATGGGTTCCAGAGCCTGGATGACTCTGGCAATTCGTGGCGGCACCAGTGTCCCAAGTGTCCGAGGGGATTTCTGCATCTTGAGAACTACCTCCGGCATCTAAAAATGCACAAACTCTTCCTGTGCCTGCAGTGTGGCAAAACATTTACGCAGAAGAAGAATCTCAACAGGCACATCCGGGGGCACATGGGTATCCGCCCCTTCCAGTGCATGGTGTGCTTGAAGACCTTCACTGCCAAAAGCACACTTCAGGATCACCTGAATATACACAGTGGTGACAGACCCTACAAGTGTCATTGCTGCGACATGGACTTTAAACACAAGTCTGCTCTTAAAAAGCATTTAACTTCTGTTCATGGAAGGAATAGCAGCGAAAAAACAAACCTGAACGCTATTACAAAAGTTAAAATAGACTATGATTAATAGATGGGTGGTTGTGGAGCCAGGTTCCGCAGAAAGCTCCCACCTTGTGAAATTCTAGACAAAATTCTAGATACAGATCCCCACGTAATGGAGAGAAGCACAGGAATGTGACCGGTGATCAAAGACAGGCCTTGCGAGCAGTAAACTTGCCTGCTGTGTTAAGGTTGCTATTGCTGTAAGCATGAAAAAGGTGTTTACTAGTTAAAAGTAAACTGCAAAATAAGGGAAATTATttcatgcttctcttctattatTCTGGAGGCATTCTGAATTCACACATCCCCCGACCCCCAATTATGTTTTACACTCCCCTGTTCGAAGGGCAGGTACTGCTGATTTTCGAAGTGTTACTGATATTGCAATAAGCTGAAGCCTGAGCCGTGACATTGCTGATCTGTAACGGCTAAGGAGaggaatatttgtatttattcagCAAGTCAGTCATTCCCACCCAGTTCACGTATCATTTATGGTGAAATCATCTTATTTGCCCAGACTTTGCTAGATCTTTCAACAGGAAGAAGGCATGCTTTCATACTCAAGTCTCTGATGTTTAAGAAAGAACACCCAATAGACAAATAATGAAGGAAGCTTTCAGACTGCCTCTTACAAATAGAGAATTGGTAAAAGAGAGACAGACAGTATTGCCTTGCAGTTCATTTTTAACTAGATAGTCTCATTAGAAGGACTTGCTTTCAGTTTTATGAGTTCTGAATTTTTCTAAACTTATGTTTTTTTCTCACACCAGTATTTTGCACCTGTATTTGACTAATTCCTATTAAGCTAGTCCTATTTGTTGAGTTGTAACATTTGCCTTCATTTTTTACAAATCTTAGATACATACACTAATGTGAAAAATTAAGCTGTGTGCTGTTAACGTTAATAGCAATTTCTACGTTAATTTGGAAAAACAGTCCTTTTATATCTTATTAGGAGTGGCTTAGACATAGAGGTCTTCTCATACTCTACTTCTGTGATACAGTAAAACAGTAACTATGTGTGTTTGGGTAGGAGTGTTTGTACTTTGTCAAAGGTCATTTCAGTTTCATCACAACCACTGAAAGCTCTGTAACGCCGAATCTTTATCCTCTACCTGTCTTTGACTGGTATATGTTTCTTCCACTTAATGTGATATGAATAAAGAGTCAATTGAGTTGTTAATAGGAGATAATGGTACTTACATTAGAGTCTCTCCAGTTAGCAAAAAGCAGTAGTTCTTAATCTTGTCTGTATCACGAGGGTGCACTTTCCTTCAAGTTTCCAGAAGTGCTGCTATGAAGTTCTTGCTCTGAGTCCAGAAGTCTGGCCCATGTGCTCCATAACCTGGCTGGTTTTAATACAAGACAATAGTTTTTAATGTCAGTTAACATGTTTATCTTACATTCTTTCCATCCCCTTTTTCTGTGAGTGTACCAGCCATTGCTTGGGGTTTTATTTATCAGCTTTGTGAGGGGTTGGGTGTGTACAAGATCTACCGTGCAGTTTCCTGTTATTATCTGTAATAGGCATGGTCAGCTGTGCCAGCATTGTCACTGTCTTAAGATCTAGGTAATTTCAgttgaagaattttaaaaaacttgtttcatgaggggttttttaagcTCTTCATCTGATATTACTAACACTGAAAGTACATATTAGTTGGATTGCAGCAATATTTCATATTAGTAGTTCATACTAGGCCTTGTTGTGGTAGGCAGCAGATGTCTTCCTTCAAAACCCCGTAGTCGAAATAGGCAAGTAGTGTGTTCTGAAGCCGAGCACGCCACTAGAGCCATATTCCTCCAGAACTTCACAAAAATGTCTGACTTCACATAGACAGTTGACTGGTGAAGGACTCCATTATACTGGATCACTGGAAAGGTGAGCGTGCCAAGCCTGCATACGGGGGCGTCCCTATGAATAATGACAGAAATTACACCCCCCCAGTAAGCAGCGCATGTAACTGGGAATTAAAATCACCTGGTTTATCCAGGACTTTAAGCACAAGGCCCAACCTTTCACCAACTCTACTATTGTTTCATTTGCGATTCGAGTTgataatttgctttattttggtgATTTTTATCTATAGTAGTTGTAGTTAAAATTGTCATGACAGTTACCATAGTTAAAAGGTTTGGGAGTCATCTATGGTGCAGCCACCTGGCATTTTATACCACTGTCTTCTGTTTGCATTCATTAGTTTGTCACTATTTACAGTCTTTTTGACCTTGTGATTAgtattgtttgtttggtttttacaaAATACCACTGATTTTTGGTTCCTAAATGCATAAAAATTGACTGGTTTTCAAAAGCATGCGAATACCTGCACTTGCCCTTGCTGTATTTGCAGACGTTAACTTGGGTATACGTACAGCTTGGTTTGTAGCTTTTCATCTGTGTTTACAGACTTGGTCACTTAAAATAAACTCCTTCATCCTTGGAAGAGGtcataaaacaaggaaaaagtttACTTCCCTCCCCCCATCCTTTTTACATTGGGCTGCTATTACTGTAGTTCAGTAAATAAATGTATTGTGCATTTATGAGACAGATTTGGTTCAACTGTGCTTACGTTTGTTCAGTTGATACGCATTTTTGGCAGGTGTATGATTACCATTGCTAACATTTCAAAAGATCAttccttgggttttgtttgaCTGTTTCTTACAGGTGTATACAGGGGTATTTTCCCTGTGTGTCAAAGGGGAAACAGAGGCTGATCTTTTGAAGTGCATCTTCTGTGGGTGCAGGATTGcaagttattttggtttgctgttgTATTGCATGTAAACATGAGAGGGAGTTGTGTTGTTCTGTTCAGTAGCTAGAGTGTCTTGGTAAGCTTTGTGAACAAAAACTGATTTTGTGCACATGTTCACGTTAGAAGTGtttcctctcccctttccatACATGTAACCACTCGTCCTGTCAACAcaataaatgaaatgcaaacaAGACGTTTCAGAAATACATATGCTTTCTTCTAATCGCAGTTAAGTAATTCGGTGCATACCTTAGTACTTAATATTTTGGCTTGCTATGGTGAGTAAACAAGAGGTTGTAACCAAAACAAAGTGCTCAAGTAGCACATTTCTTGGGTCCTTCAGAAGGGTCTATCTGACCTACTTGCCAGATGAACGCTTTCTCCTCAGAAATCAAACTCTGCCTCGGCCTTGGTTAAGAAAACGGTTCTGATCGTCGTGTGAGGCTGGAGAAGTGAGCTGCTGCTCCCGGGATTTTCTCTGGGGTCGCCTGTGGTAAAGCCGCAACCCAGGAGCTCCCGCCACTGCCCTCGTACCCTCCTGGCCCAGAGGGGCCGCACCTGCACCTCCTCGGGAGGCCGTGGCAGGCGGCACAAGCGACGAGCGCCAGAGGCGGCCTCCAGCCCCAGGTACTTCTGAGCGCTAGTAATGACAAAGTTActcattaaaatcttaaaaagaaaataaataagcgACACCAGCAGCGAAGCCCAGGCGCCGCGCCTCGAGGAACGGCTGAGGCGCCACCAGGGCAGGcgggccgccagggggcgctggcGGCAGCGGCCGCCGCTCTGCCACGCCGTCTCTATGGCCGCCGCTCCCACCCCGCCATGGCGGAAGGGCACGTCCGAGGGCGCCTCTGTGCCGCCGTCTCGATGGTCGTTCCCCCGGCGGCTCCCACAAGGCCCCGCGGCGGTCACGTGCGGGGCGgtggcgggcgcggcgcggccgttggGCTCtcgcgcggcggcgggcgggtctCGCgagagggggcggggcggcgctCCCGGCTGTCAGCGCGATGAGGAGGCGCCGCCGAGGCCCCCGCCGCTGCctccgccgggccgcgccgcgctgcccgccccatGGCGTGTGAGAGGCCGCGGCCCGCgcctgctcccggccccgccgcccccgcctcGCAGGTAGGAGCGGGCTgggcgggggcggccggcgcgggggacGCGGTgacccggcggggccccgcccGCACCAcccaccctcccccccacccTTCCCCCGCCTCCCGGCGCCCtgcggggtcccggcgctgcggAatccgggcggggagcggcgccgggcCTCGCCCGCCGAGCGCGGCCTGTCAgcgcccccggcccgccgggTACCGGCTGCGCCGCGGGGGAGGGGGTTgccggcttcccccccccccccccttcttccccgccccgccgccgctagGCCGCTGGGCCAGCCGGGGGACGTGGGGCAGCCATTTGGTGGCGGCTCCGAAATGACGGCGAgagccggggccgggcacaggtgcgcggcgcggccggcggcggctgACAGCGGCCTGGCGGAGGGGGGCGAGGCCGCGGGGAGacccgccggggccgcgccgcgctctCTGCGCTGGCACCGGCGAGCGTAAGGCGGCGAGGCCCCCGGTTACCTCGGTGGCAGCCCTCTGGGGAGGCCGCAGCACCGAACAGCCGGTTATGTGGCGGCCTCCAGCACGGAAGAAAATTGCACCGGTGTCGGGAGTATTCCCGCTCCTGTGGAGCTGTGCTTTAGGGTGATGGTGGCGAAGAGTCGTGGTGGAAAATAGGCCCTAGGACTGCACCCGTCATGTCACGTTTAAAGTGTCTTAAACAAAACAACCGAGCAGGAAAAGCGTGTCTTGGTTCTGCTGATGCTTGAGGCGCGCTGAGGATTTTAAGTTAGGCGTAGAAGTCAGCACAAAGCATAGGAAAGGGCAGCAGTGTGCACGGAGGGTGACGCGTATTCAGTTACCGTCAGGGTTCAGAGGGGAGCGACACGTTACCTTCCATACTATAGAGAAAATAATCACAAAGTTTAAACTGACAACCAGGAAAATTTCTGGTGTAGGTGCGTTTCACTTTTAAGTGGAAACTTAGGATTTTGTTTGGGTTTAATTTTAATTCCTGTACCTACTCCTGTGATTGTTTTTTCACGCCCATTGTAGCTATATCGTAatgctgaaacaaaaattaaaagcagccCTTCAGATTACAAAGGCATACATTTGTAATTGTGGCAGGAAAGATCTCATTTTAAATGAGAACCAACAAGTACAGTTGTAAATCTTCTGAATCAAAATGCTGTTATTTTGACCTTTGGTCTGTGTTAAACATCTGTGGAAATTCTAAAAATTGAACCTTGTGTGGCTAGTATAAGTATTATTCCAAGAAACACTGAATTCTTAATTTTTGCAGTTAATCACTTTCTCAAGACCTGCATGCCTTTtaatgaactttttctttttttatgcaaAGTAAGCAAAGCTTTCCACGAGAAAAGATTTCTTACGAACTAGTATTCCCGTCTCATTTGAGATCACAGTCATTTCTCTCAAAAATATCAAATTCCAGCAATTCTGTTGTTAGCGCTTGAGATATCTCAAAGTCCTAGCCTTGAGTATTGTTCTCTTTTATTTAAGGTTTGGTTGATTTACAGCAGGTAGAATCTTTACAGTATCCAGAGGGTAATAGCTAGTAGCAGTTGTTTTGTTAGCTGTGTGTTACATTTTGGTTGGTAAGATTTTTGTACACCTCTTACTGGGATGAATAGGAGTGGTGTCTCCTTACTGACTGGACAGtcctaatgaaaagaaaaaattctaaatCTGTGGGTCTATTAAGCAATTTTGTACAAACTTTAGGAAGGTTTTCTGAATCTTGTGGAACCCTCTGTTTTCTTGCCTATGCCTCAGAATGGAATtagtatttcattaaaattatttggaaaatgttaGAATATGGAATTTCTCTTTTGTAAAATGTATAGCTAAGGAAGGAggtgttgtttaaaaaaaaagcatggggaactttataataataaaagagtCCttattctctgaaaatattaatgaagagTAAGGAATTCTTCAGTATATCTCTTCTTGAAGTAATTGTGTCAAAATAGATCTGCTTAGAAATAGATTCCCTTTTTCTGCATTCAGTGTAAGTTCAACTGATTTTGGTggcaaagaaaatttttttgtttctttgcccTTCAGTTAGTTCTGAAAAGTCAATACTGTTACAGGAGCTGAATTCGTATCAGGCTTGTGGCAAGGACAAACTCTCGTTTCAGTGACACCTatgaaacacaaaaaaccccacagtggcATTACATAAGTACACGGGAAACTTTTGAAATCTAGTAACAAGATTTCTGTTAGCAACACTTGAACAGGAAAGAGCAGGTGTGAACAGTTGAGGATACACTAACTCTAGTGTTGACTTGGGAGGGATTTACCCTTGAATTCTGGCAGTCACTGAGCAGCCGTGAACTTAAATTTGTTTTAGTGAATTGTACCACTGTTCATAGGGAATTATTCTTCAGCCACGTGTTTTTAGGGAGGCAGAAGGGATCtaagctttaattttttaaaaagatagcaAGTGAAGCATCCCATAGGTGTTTTGGCAAAACATAGTCTGGGTAGGCGTATGTATTCCAGTATGTCACCAAGGTTTCTCTTGGTTATAACTTTTCTGGGATTTAAATTGAGCTGTAGATACTCCCAGTAGCGTTAATGTTCAGTGAAAAAATTGCATTGAAATACTGTCTTTAATGGTTATTAAGACTGCTTTATTTATAGAATTTGCACGTGATATAAAGGGACTTACATGTGACAGATATTATGGAATGTAGAAATAAGCAAGTCTGCTCTGTAAAgaggatttattttaatttcaagccGTCATAGCTGAATGATGCAAAGCTATTATGAGGAGGGCCCTTTTCTAAGCCTTTAATGAAGTTAGTTTTTTAGATCAGTAGATGATGGCTGttgaagaaaaatgaataaaatattctaGCCCTCTCAGAGAATTTAATACTGATAACTTGGATTAC
Coding sequences:
- the ZBTB6 gene encoding zinc finger and BTB domain-containing protein 6; the encoded protein is MAADSEVLHFQFEQQGDAVLQKMNLLRQQNLFCDVSIYINDTEFQGHKVIFAACSTFMRDQFLLNQSRQVRITILQSAEVGRKLLLSCYTGALEVKKKELLKYLTAASYLQMVHIVEKCTEALSKYLEIDASMENGNQAAERCHSSDAELRNGEEVVDEDCEIIEISEDSPVNVEYPVKQENGDVSLPTAQSLISERKDTKTPEISTVEIGYKDDEICIFRMDSMSEANVENDHFPQPCTSSKTNLYFPETQHSLINSTVESRNTEMSGNHFQAFVGDNPEGTSSLVNGFQSLDDSGNSWRHQCPKCPRGFLHLENYLRHLKMHKLFLCLQCGKTFTQKKNLNRHIRGHMGIRPFQCMVCLKTFTAKSTLQDHLNIHSGDRPYKCHCCDMDFKHKSALKKHLTSVHGRNSSEKTNLNAITKVKIDYD